A genome region from Camelina sativa cultivar DH55 chromosome 10, Cs, whole genome shotgun sequence includes the following:
- the LOC104716206 gene encoding glycine-rich RNA-binding protein 8-like isoform X1 yields MAEVEYRCFVGGLAWATRDEDLQNTFSQFGEVIDSKIINDRDTGRSRGFGFVTFKDEKSMRDAIEEMNGKELDGRNITVNEAQSRGSGGGGGGRGGGGGGYRSGGGGGYGGGGGYGSGGGGGGYERRSGGYGSGGGGGGRGGRREGGGGYGGGDGAYGGSGGGGGGW; encoded by the exons ATGGCTGAAGTTGAGTACCGGTGCTTCGTTGGCGGCCTTGCCTGGGCCACCAGAGATGAGGACCTTCAGAACACGTTCTCGCAATTCGGCGAAGTTATCGATTCTAAG ATCATTAACGATCGTGATACTGGAAGATCAAGGGGATTCGGATTCGTTACCTTCAAGGACGAGAAATCCATGAGGGATGCGATTGAAGAGATGAACGGAAAAGAGCTTGATGGCCGTAACATCACTGTGAATGAGGCTCAGTCCAGAGGAAGcggtggcggtggaggaggcCGTGGTGGCGGCGGGGGAGGTTACCGCAGCGGCGGTGGAGGCGGATACGGAGGAGGCGGTGGTTACGGATCTGGTGGAGGCGGCGGTGGTTACGAGAGACGTAGCGGTGGTTACGGATCTGGCGGAGGCGGCGGTGGCCGTGGTGGTCGCCGTGAAGGTGGCGGCGGTTACGGAGGAGGTGATGGTGCCTACGGAGGAAGCGGTGGCGGCGGCGGTGGCTGGTAA
- the LOC104716206 gene encoding glycine-rich RNA-binding protein 8-like isoform X2, whose translation MFFVTVAYFVPSIINDRDTGRSRGFGFVTFKDEKSMRDAIEEMNGKELDGRNITVNEAQSRGSGGGGGGRGGGGGGYRSGGGGGYGGGGGYGSGGGGGGYERRSGGYGSGGGGGGRGGRREGGGGYGGGDGAYGGSGGGGGGW comes from the exons ATGTTCTTTGTTACTGTTGCTTATTTTGTCCCATCG ATCATTAACGATCGTGATACTGGAAGATCAAGGGGATTCGGATTCGTTACCTTCAAGGACGAGAAATCCATGAGGGATGCGATTGAAGAGATGAACGGAAAAGAGCTTGATGGCCGTAACATCACTGTGAATGAGGCTCAGTCCAGAGGAAGcggtggcggtggaggaggcCGTGGTGGCGGCGGGGGAGGTTACCGCAGCGGCGGTGGAGGCGGATACGGAGGAGGCGGTGGTTACGGATCTGGTGGAGGCGGCGGTGGTTACGAGAGACGTAGCGGTGGTTACGGATCTGGCGGAGGCGGCGGTGGCCGTGGTGGTCGCCGTGAAGGTGGCGGCGGTTACGGAGGAGGTGATGGTGCCTACGGAGGAAGCGGTGGCGGCGGCGGTGGCTGGTAA
- the LOC104716200 gene encoding glucose-1-phosphate adenylyltransferase large subunit 3, chloroplastic isoform X2 — protein MDSCCNFGLGTNTVLAKEDSFKNVENKFWGEKIKGSLLKPFSSDLGSKKFRNRKLRPGVAYAIATSKNAKEALKVQPSMFERKRADPKNVAAIILGGGDGAKLFPLTKRAATPAVPVGGCYRMIDIPMSNCINSCINKIFVLTQFNSASLNRHLARTYFGNGINFGDGFVEVLAATQTPGEAGKKWFQGTADAVRKFLWVFEDAKNRNIENIIILSGDHLYRMNYMDFVQYHVDSKADITLSCAPVDESRASDYGLVNIDRSGRVVHFSEKPTGIDLKSMQTDTTMLGLSNQEAAESPYIASMGVYCFKTEALLKLLTWRYPSSNDFGSEIIPAAIRDHNVQGYIYKDYWEDIGTIKSFYEANLALVEEHPKFEFYDQNTPFYTSPRFLPPTKTEKCRIVNSIISHGCFLGECSVQRSIIGERSRLEYGVELQDTLMLGADSYQTESEIASLLAEGNVPIGIGRDTKIRKCIIDKNAKIGKNVMILNKDDVKEADRPEEGFYIRSGITVVVEKATIKDGTVI, from the exons ATGGATTCTTGTTGCAACTTTGGCTTGGGGACAAACACTGTCTTGGCCAAAGAAGACAGTTTCAAGAATGTAGAGAACAAATTTTGGGGTGAAAAGATCAAAGGAAGCCTCTTGAAACCTTTTTCTTCCGATTTGGGTTCCAAAAAGTTCAGAAATCGTAAGTTGAGGCCCGGTGTTGCTTACGCCATTGCTACTTCAAAGAATGCTAAAGAGGCTTTG aAAGTACAGCCTTCTATGTTCGAGAGAAAAAGAGCAGATCCAAAGAATGTGGCTGCAATCATCCTAGGAGGAGGCGATGGAGCTAAACTCTTCCCTCTTACAAAGCGAGCAGCAACACCGGCT GTTCCTGTGGGTGGATGCTATAGGATGATCGATATCCCAATGAGTAATTGCATTAACAGTTGCATAAACAAGATTTTTGTGCTGACTCAGTTTAACTCGGCTTCCCTCAATCGCCATTTGGCTCGTACTTATTTTGGCAATGGCATAAACTTTGGAGATGGTTTCGTTGAG GTTCTGGCTGCTACACAAACTCCTGGTGAAGCTGGGAAAAAGTGGTTTCAAGGAACAGCAGATGCTGTCAGAAAATTTCTATGGGTGTTTGAG GATGCTAAGAACAGGAACATTGAGAATATTATCATCTTGTCTGGAGATCATCTATATAGAATGAATTACATGGACTTTGTTCag TACCATGTCGATAGTAAAGCGGATATTACTCTTTCATGCGCGCCAGTAGATGAGAG CCGTGCATCGGATTATGGACTTGTGAACATTGATCGAAGCGGGCGTGTAGTCCATTTCTCTGAGAAACCAACTGGCATCGATCTGAAATCAATG CAAACAGATACAACTATGCTTGGACTTTCCAATCAAGAAGCTGCAGAATCTCCATACATTGCATCAATGGGAGTTTATTGTTTTAAGACCGAAGCTCTACTAAAGCTTCTGACATGGCGGTATCCGAGTTCCAATGATTTTGGATCTGAAATCATTCCTGCAGCTATAAGAGATCACAATGTCCAA ggATACATCTACAAAGACTATTGGGAAGATATTGGAACTATAAAGAGTTTCTACGAAGCTAATCTTGCTCTTGTCGAGGAG CATCCCAAGTTTGAGTTTTACGATCAGAATACGCCTTTCTACACTTCTCCTCGGTTTCTACCACCCACCAAAACCGAGAAATGCCGC ATTGTGAATTCGATAATCTCACACGGATGTTTCTTGGGAGAATGCAGCGTCCAACGTTCCATCATTGGTGAAAGGTCACGTCTTGAGTATGGTGTTGAGCTTCAG GATACTCTAATGCTAGGAGCGGATAGTTACCAAACCGAATCTGAGATAGCGTCTCTGCTCGCGGAAGGGAATGTGCCAATCGGCATTGGCCGAGATACAAAGATCAg GAAATGCATCATTGACAAGAACGCAAAGATTGGGAAAAACGTGATGATCTTGAACAAAGAT GATGTTAAAGAAGCTGATAGGCCAGAGGAAGGATTCTACATTCGATCTGGTATCACTGTGGTTGTGGAAAAGGCCACCATTAAAGACGGGACTGTCATATGA
- the LOC104716202 gene encoding protein RER1A, with the protein MDEGGGDSGSVATPVQQRAHEAWRIYQHYLDKTTPHATYRWIGTLVVALIYCLRVYYIQGFYIIAYGLGIYLLNLLIGFLSPLVDPEAGGVSDGPTLPTRGSDEFKPFIRRLPEFKFWYSMTKAFCIAFLMTFFSVFDVPVFWPILLCYWVVLFVLTMRRQIAHMIKYKYIPFSLGKQKYGGRSSSSSGSRAD; encoded by the exons ATGGATGAAGGCGGAGGTGATAGTGGTTCAGTGGCTACGCCTGTTCAACAGCGAGCACATGAGGCTTGGAGGATTTATCAACACTATCTTGACAAGACTACTCCTCATGCTACTTACAGGTGGATTGGAACTCTTGTAGTCGCTCTTATCTACTGTCTCAGGGTTTACTACATTCAGGGTTTCTACATCATTGCCTATGGTCTTGGAATCTACCTTCTCAATCTGCTTATTGGCTTCTTGTCCCCTCTTGTTGATCCTGAGGCCGGTGGTGTCTCTGATGGCCCTACTCTCCCTACCAGAGGTTCTGATGAGTTCAAGCCTTTTATTCGTCGGCTTCCCGAGTTCAAATTCTG GTACTCCATGACAAAGGCTTTCTGCATAGCTTTCCTCATGACATTCTTCTCGGTGTTTGATGTTCCCGTGTTTTGGCCAATTCTGCTGTGCTATTGGGTTGTTCTATTTGTTCTCACCATGAGACGCCAGATCGCCCACATGATCAAATACAAGTACATCCCTTTCAGCTTAGGCAAACAg AAATATGGTGGAcggagcagcagcagcagcggcTCACGTGCGGATTGA
- the LOC104716200 gene encoding glucose-1-phosphate adenylyltransferase large subunit 3, chloroplastic isoform X1 codes for MRIFLICFCLKSMDSCCNFGLGTNTVLAKEDSFKNVENKFWGEKIKGSLLKPFSSDLGSKKFRNRKLRPGVAYAIATSKNAKEALKVQPSMFERKRADPKNVAAIILGGGDGAKLFPLTKRAATPAVPVGGCYRMIDIPMSNCINSCINKIFVLTQFNSASLNRHLARTYFGNGINFGDGFVEVLAATQTPGEAGKKWFQGTADAVRKFLWVFEDAKNRNIENIIILSGDHLYRMNYMDFVQYHVDSKADITLSCAPVDESRASDYGLVNIDRSGRVVHFSEKPTGIDLKSMQTDTTMLGLSNQEAAESPYIASMGVYCFKTEALLKLLTWRYPSSNDFGSEIIPAAIRDHNVQGYIYKDYWEDIGTIKSFYEANLALVEEHPKFEFYDQNTPFYTSPRFLPPTKTEKCRIVNSIISHGCFLGECSVQRSIIGERSRLEYGVELQDTLMLGADSYQTESEIASLLAEGNVPIGIGRDTKIRKCIIDKNAKIGKNVMILNKDDVKEADRPEEGFYIRSGITVVVEKATIKDGTVI; via the exons atgagaatctttttaatctgtttttg CTTAAAAAGTATGGATTCTTGTTGCAACTTTGGCTTGGGGACAAACACTGTCTTGGCCAAAGAAGACAGTTTCAAGAATGTAGAGAACAAATTTTGGGGTGAAAAGATCAAAGGAAGCCTCTTGAAACCTTTTTCTTCCGATTTGGGTTCCAAAAAGTTCAGAAATCGTAAGTTGAGGCCCGGTGTTGCTTACGCCATTGCTACTTCAAAGAATGCTAAAGAGGCTTTG aAAGTACAGCCTTCTATGTTCGAGAGAAAAAGAGCAGATCCAAAGAATGTGGCTGCAATCATCCTAGGAGGAGGCGATGGAGCTAAACTCTTCCCTCTTACAAAGCGAGCAGCAACACCGGCT GTTCCTGTGGGTGGATGCTATAGGATGATCGATATCCCAATGAGTAATTGCATTAACAGTTGCATAAACAAGATTTTTGTGCTGACTCAGTTTAACTCGGCTTCCCTCAATCGCCATTTGGCTCGTACTTATTTTGGCAATGGCATAAACTTTGGAGATGGTTTCGTTGAG GTTCTGGCTGCTACACAAACTCCTGGTGAAGCTGGGAAAAAGTGGTTTCAAGGAACAGCAGATGCTGTCAGAAAATTTCTATGGGTGTTTGAG GATGCTAAGAACAGGAACATTGAGAATATTATCATCTTGTCTGGAGATCATCTATATAGAATGAATTACATGGACTTTGTTCag TACCATGTCGATAGTAAAGCGGATATTACTCTTTCATGCGCGCCAGTAGATGAGAG CCGTGCATCGGATTATGGACTTGTGAACATTGATCGAAGCGGGCGTGTAGTCCATTTCTCTGAGAAACCAACTGGCATCGATCTGAAATCAATG CAAACAGATACAACTATGCTTGGACTTTCCAATCAAGAAGCTGCAGAATCTCCATACATTGCATCAATGGGAGTTTATTGTTTTAAGACCGAAGCTCTACTAAAGCTTCTGACATGGCGGTATCCGAGTTCCAATGATTTTGGATCTGAAATCATTCCTGCAGCTATAAGAGATCACAATGTCCAA ggATACATCTACAAAGACTATTGGGAAGATATTGGAACTATAAAGAGTTTCTACGAAGCTAATCTTGCTCTTGTCGAGGAG CATCCCAAGTTTGAGTTTTACGATCAGAATACGCCTTTCTACACTTCTCCTCGGTTTCTACCACCCACCAAAACCGAGAAATGCCGC ATTGTGAATTCGATAATCTCACACGGATGTTTCTTGGGAGAATGCAGCGTCCAACGTTCCATCATTGGTGAAAGGTCACGTCTTGAGTATGGTGTTGAGCTTCAG GATACTCTAATGCTAGGAGCGGATAGTTACCAAACCGAATCTGAGATAGCGTCTCTGCTCGCGGAAGGGAATGTGCCAATCGGCATTGGCCGAGATACAAAGATCAg GAAATGCATCATTGACAAGAACGCAAAGATTGGGAAAAACGTGATGATCTTGAACAAAGAT GATGTTAAAGAAGCTGATAGGCCAGAGGAAGGATTCTACATTCGATCTGGTATCACTGTGGTTGTGGAAAAGGCCACCATTAAAGACGGGACTGTCATATGA
- the LOC104716199 gene encoding 40S ribosomal protein S25-4: MAPKKDKVPPPSSKPAKSGGGKQKKKKWSKGKQKEKVNNMVLFDQATYDKLLTEAPKFKLITPSILSDRMRINGSLARRAIRELMAKGVIRMVAAHSSQQIYTRATNT, translated from the exons ATG GCGCCGAAGAAGGATAAGGTTCCGCCGCCGTCATCGAAGCCGGCGAAATCCGGAGGtggaaagcagaagaagaag AAGTGGAGCAAGGGAAAGCAAAAGGAGAAGGTGAACAACATGGTGTTGTTTGATCAAGCTACTTATGACAAGCTTCTCACTGAAGCTCCCAAGTTCAAGCTCATCACCCCTTCCATCCTCTCTGACCGTATGAGG ATAAATGGGTCTCTTGCAAGGAGGGCCATTAGGGAGCTAATGGCTAAAGGTGTGATCAGGATGGTCGCTGCTCACTCGAGCCAGCAGATCTACACTCGTGCCACCAACACCTAA
- the LOC104716201 gene encoding isoflavone reductase homolog yields the protein MASKSKILFIGGTGYIGKYIVEASARSGHPTLVLVRNSTLTSPSRATTIENFKNLGVQFLLVRISFSLKRFWFNDDLLLSLLGHQYKIISAIKEAGNVKRFFPSEFGNDVDRVYTVEPAKSAYATKAKLRRAIEAEGIPYTYVSCNFFAGYFLPTLAQPGATSAPRDKVIVLGDGNPKAVFNKEEDIGTYTINAVDDPRTLNKILYVRPPMNTYSFNDLVSLWENKIGKTLERIYVPEEQILKQIIESSPPLNVMLSLCHCVFVKGGHTSFEIEPSFGVEASELYPHVKYTTVDEFLNQYV from the exons ATGGCGAGTAAAAGCAAAATCTTGTTCATCGGAGGAACGGGTTACATCGGGAAATATATAGTGGAAGCGAGCGCGAGATCTGGCCACCCAACCCTAGTCCTCGTTCGAAACTCGACGCTCACTAGCCCTTCTCGAGCGACCACCATCGAGAATTTCAAGAATCTCGGCGTTCAGTTTCTCCTCGTTcgtatctctttctctcttaaacgcttttggtttaatgatgatttgctatta TCTCTCTTGGGACATCAGTACAAGATCATCTCTGCCATTAAAGAAGCCGGTAACGTTAag AGATTCTTTCCCTCGGAGTTTGGAAATGATGTAGACCGTGTTTACACTGTCGAGCCCGCCAAGTCAGCCTATGCTACAAAGGCAAAACTCCGGAGAGCAATTGAGGCCGAAGGAATCCCATACACTTATGTCTCTTGCAACTTCTTCGCTGGCTACTTCCTCCCAACTCTAGCACAGCCCGGTGCTACTTCTGCTCCACGTGATAAGGTCATCGTTTTAGGTGATGGAAACCCCAAAG CGGTGTTCAACAAGGAAGAAGACATCGGGACTTACACAATCAATGCCGTAGATGATCCAAGAACCTTGAACAAGATCTTATACGTTAGGCCCCCAATGAACACCTACTCATTCAACGATCTTGTCTCGCTTTGGGAGAACAAGATTGGCAAAACACTTGAAAGAATCTACGTTCCAGAAGAACAAATCCTCAAACAGATAATAG aATCTTCACCTCCACTAAACGTGATGCTATCCCTTTGTCACTGCGTTTTCGTGAAAGGAGGACACACAAGCTTTGAAATCGAACCTTCTTTTGGAGTAGAAGCTTCTGAGCTTTACCCTCATGTCAAATACACTACTGTTGATGAATTCCTCAACCAGTATGTCTGA
- the LOC104716204 gene encoding F-box/kelch-repeat protein At4g39240-like, producing MPLSAASSSYVSSIAEEPPPKKQLVSAPPSSSLLLLPDEIILNCLSRLPRCYYPVISLVCKTFRRLIASPEIYVDRSVLGCTERVLYVALRSHATETPRWYTLNFKPFGNDSINNRRLVPIPSFPSVPCWGMSMVALDSEIYVLGGCIDDELVSTGFVVHCPSNTCRYLPSMKQARGCAAVGIVGGKLYVIGGCDPLSLNWVEAFDLKTQTWETVSGVRNVNVHDLTIRSFVIDDKIYIMDRKNSFVYDPKEGSLESDELLDTQWSVGSCVIDGRVYTFGSKNKIWVFDPVARVWGRLKGLDGLPDKRDGSRMSNLGGNLAIIFNLNKASSEISCTEISLEKRGGKIWGTVLWSNTVMTLKTPSTIVRCLAVTV from the coding sequence ATGCCTCTTTCCGCCGCGAGTTCGAGTTACGTAAGCTCAATCGCCGAAGAACCACCGCCGAAGAAACAGCTTGTTTCGGCGCCGCCGTCGTCTTCTCTGCTACTACTTCCAGATGAAATCATCCTGAATTGCTTATCCCGCTTGCCGAGATGTTACTACCCGGTTATTTCACTCGTCTGCAAGACCTTCAGGCGTCTCATCGCTTCCCCGGAGATCTACGTCGATCGCTCTGTACTTGGATGCACTGAACGCGTTCTCTATGTGGCTCTCAGATCTCACGCTACCGAAACTCCTCGATGGTACACTCTCAATTTCAAACCTTTCGGAAATGATTCGATTAACAATAGAAGATTAGTTCCGATTCCGTCTTTCCCTTCGGTTCCTTGCTGGGGGATGTCTATGGTCGCTCTTGATTCTGAGATTTACGTCCTCGGTGGATGCATCGATGACGAATTGGTCTCCACTGGGTTCGTAGTTCATTGTCCATCCAACACGTGTCGCTACCTCCCTAGCATGAAGCAGGCGCGTGGCTGCGCCGCCGTGGGTATTGTCGGCGGGAAACTGTATGTGATCGGGGGTTGTGACCCTCTGTCTTTGAATTGGGTGGAGGCTTTTGACCTCAAGACTCAAACTTGGGAGACTGTTTCGGGTGTTCGTAATGTGAACGTTCACGACTTAACCATCAGAAGCTTTGTGATTGATGATAAGATATACATCATGGATAGGAAGAATAGCTTTGTTTATGATCCTAAAGAAGGTAGTTTGGAGAGTGATGAGTTGCTTGACACACAATGGAGTGTGGGCTCTTGCGTCATTGATGGCAGGGTCTACACTTTTGGTAGCAAGAATAAAATATGGGTCTTTGATCCAGTTGCCAGGGTTTGGGGTCGCTTGAAGGGTCTCGATGGTCTTCCTGACAAGCGTGATGGTTCTAGGATGTCCAATCTTGGTGGGAACCTTGCTATTATATTTAACCTCAACAAGGCTTCATCTGAAATTTCTTGCACAGAGATCAGTTTGGAAAAGAGAGGAGGAAAGATTTGGGGGACGGTCCTGTGGTCTAATACTGTCATGACGTTGAAAACTCCTTCCACCATTGTACGATGTCTAGCTGTAACAGTTTGA
- the LOC104716208 gene encoding probable LRR receptor-like serine/threonine-protein kinase At2g16250 — MVIQKKTSLLVFFFFFFVLLLESTFQQQTSSLHEKSALLLLRSSLGIRSRDWPLKGNPCLNWNGIDCDENGRVTDINISGFRRTRIGNQNPQFSVDALLNLTRLASFNASRFSLPGPIPPLFGSRLLTLEVLDLSSCSITGTIPATLTRRLLRLTVLDLSNNSISGKIPPSLTSLQNLSVLDLSSNSVFGLIPANIGALSKLQRLNLSHNTLSSSIPSSLGDLSALVDLDLSFNHLSGLVPSDLKGLRNLHTLAIAGNRLSGSLPPDLFSFISNLQIVDFRGSGFIGALPSPLWSLPELKLLDLSGNHFSDLLPNTTDTFDSSTVSMLNISGNMFYGNLTLLLRRFQVVDLSENYFEGEVPDFVPTNASLSNNCLQGPENQRKLSDCTLFYSKKGLTFNSFGPPEEKKSPKSSWLSHRKIVILAAVGGSILVMLILILLPITVSFCVRRRNRSPTSNHPRGRHNGVGPLPPDGTLPSRGGFSINFGSLGSSFTYQQLLNATKEFRDSNLIKKGQSGDLFKGVLENGVQIVVKRISLESTKNNEEAYLTELDFFSRFAHPRIVPFVGKCLESTPHKCLVYKYMPNRDLPSSLFYKTSSLVEEGLRSLDWITRLKIALGVAEGLSYLHHDCSPPVVHRDVQASSILLDDKFEVRLGSFSKACHQENNGRSRKISRLLRLSQSSQESVPGSSATATCAYDVYCFGKILLELITGKLGISSCDETQFKKILTEIMPYISSQEKEPVMNILDQSLLVDEDLLEEVWAMAIVARSCLNPKQTRRPLMRHIVQALENPMRVVREDSSESERFRTTGSSRGSSSSGRVFGSWRQSLSDPVAAGTSSLLSQAEGLPTGSMSTRESSRGASSRRSMKDV; from the exons ATGGTGATTCAGAAGAAGACATCCttgcttgtcttcttcttcttcttcttcgtcttgttgTTAGAGTCAACGTTCCAGCAACAGACAAGTTCTCTGCATGAGAAATCGGCGCTTCTGCTGTTGAGGTCTTCCCTTGGGATAAGAAGCAGAGATTGGCCTCTTAAAGGCAATCCTTGTCTCAACTGGAACGGCATAGATTGCGATGAGAATGGTAGAGTAACTGACATCAACATTTCAGGGTTCAGAAGGACTAGGATTGGGAATCAAAACCCGCAATTCTCAGTTGATGCGCTCCTCAATCTCACCCGTTTAGCTTCCTTCAACGCCTCAAGGTTCTCTCTTCCAGGTCCAATCCCGCCTTTGTTCGGATCACGTCTGTTGACTTTAGAGGTGTTGGACCTTAGCTCTTGTTCAATCACGGGGACCATCCCTGCAACTTTGACTCGGCGGTTATTACGCCTCACGGTTCTTGATCTTTCCAATAATTCAATCAGTGGCAAAATTCCTCCGTCTCTTACCTCTCTTCAGAATTTATCAGTTCTTGATCTTTCCTCAAACTCGGTATTTGGTTTGATTCCTGCTAATATTGGGGCACTCTCCAAGCTCCAGCGTCTGAATCTTTCGCATAACACCTTGTCTTCTTCAATACCTTCATCACTCGGAGACCTTTCTGCTTTAGTCGACCTTGATCTCAGCTTCAACCACCTGTCAGGTTTGGTTCCATCAGATTTGAAAGGGCTAAGGAACTTGCATACGCTTGCAATTGCAGGAAATCGCCTTTCAGGATCCCTACCTCCTGATCTATTCAGTTTCATTAGTAATCTACAGATAGTTGACTTCAGAGGCAGTGGTTTCATAGGTGCTTTACCGTCCCCGTTATGGTCGTTACCGGAGCTGAAGTTGCTGGATCTTTCTGGAAATCACTTCTCTGATTTGCTGCCGAATACCACTGACACTTTTGATTCTTCTACTGTCTCCATGCTTAACATATCCGGGAACATGTTTTACGGCAATCTCACACTTCTACTGAGAAGATTCCAAGTTGTTGATCTTTCAGAAAACTATTTTGAAGGTGAAGTTCCAGACTTTGTGCCAACCAATGCTTCCTTGAGCAACAATTGTCTTCAGGGCCCAGAGAACCAACGGAAGTTGTCGGATTGCactttgttttattcaaaaaagGGCTTAACTTTCAACAGTTTCGGACCAcctgaagagaagaagagtccAAAATCTTCCTGGTTAAGCCACAGGAAAATAGTTATACTAGCTGCAGTTGGAGGGTCTATATTGGTTATGCTCATTCTCATATTGTTACCAATAACAGTGAGTTTCTGTGTCCGTCGAAGAAACAGATCACCAACAAGTAATCATCCTAGAGGGAGACACAACGGTGTTGGCCCATTGCCTCCTGATGGAACACTTCCCTCCAGAGGAGGATTCTCTATAAACTTTGGGAGTCTTGGATCATCGTTTACCTATCAACAGCTGCTCAATGCCACCAAAGAGTTCCGTGATTCGAACCTGATAAAGAAAGGACAATCAGGGGATCTTTTCAAGGGGGTTTTAGAAAACGGAGTTCAGATCGTTGTGAAAAGAATCAGCTTGGAATCTACAAAGAACAACGAAGAAGCGTATCTAACCGAGTTGGATTTCTTCAGCCGGTTTGCTCATCCGAGAATAGTCCCATTCGTAGGAAAATGCTTAGAGAGCACACCCCATAAGTGCTTGGTGTATAAGTACATGCCTAATAGGGATTTACCAAGCTCATTGTTCTATAAAACCAGTTCCCTTGTTGAGGAGGGATTGAGATCTCTCGATTGGATCACCAGACTGAAAATAGCATTGGGAGTAGCAGAGGGACTTTCTTATCTGCACCATGATTGCTCACCGCCCGTCGTCCACAG AGATGTTCAAGCAAGTAGCATTCTCTTGGATGATAAGTTTGAAGTTAGGCTTGGAAGCTTTAGCAAAGCCTGTCATCAAGAAAACAATGGCCGTTCCCGAAAAATATCCCGGTTGCTCAGACTATCCCA GTCTTCTCAAGAAAGTGTTCCTG GGTCTTCAGCTACAGCAACATGTGCCTACGATGTGTACTGCTTCGGCAAGATACTTCTGGAGCTAATCACAGGAAAACTGGGAATAAGCTCATGCGACGAAACCCAATTCAAGAAAATCCTAACCGAGATAATGCCTTACATATCATCGCAGGAGAAAGAACCAGTGATGAACATCCTAGACCAATCTCTTCTGGTCGACGAAGACCTCTTAGAAGAAGTCTGGGCAATGGCAATCGTGGCTAGGTCTTGTCTAAACCCTAAGCAAACGAGACGACCGCTTATGAGACACATAGTTCAAGCCCTGGAGAATCCTATGAGAGTCGTGAGAGAAGACAGCAGCGAATCTGAGAGATTCCGGACGACTGGATCTTCGAGAGGATCTTCCAGTAGCGGCCGAGTGTTTGGTAGTTGGAGACAGAGCTTGTCTGATCCAGTCGCTGCGGGAACTAGTAGCCTTCTGTCTCAGGCGGAGGGTTTACCGACGGGATCGATGTCGACGAGAGAAAGTAGCCGTGGCGCGTCTAGCCGACGAAGTATGAAAGATGTATAG
- the LOC104716205 gene encoding protein RADIALIS-like 1 has product MASSSKSSHSSGSWTAKQNKAFEQALATYDQDTPNRWQNVAKVVGGKTTEEVTRHYELLVQDINSIENGHVPFPNYRTSGGCNDGRLNHEEKRMRNMRLQ; this is encoded by the exons ATGGCATCAAGTTCAAAGTCTTCTCACAGCTCTGGATCGTGGACAGCTAAGCAGAACAAAGCCTTTGAGCAGGCTCTAGCTACCTATGACCAGGACACTCCTAACCGTTGGCAAAATGTTGCCAAAGTAGTGGGTGGAAAAACAACAGAAGAGGTAACGAGACACTACGAACTCCTGGTGCAAGATATCAACAGCATAGAGAACGGTCATGTTCCATTCCCAAACTACAGGACTAGTGGAGGCTGCAACGATGGTAGGCTGAATCATGAGGAAAAAAG GATGAGAAACATGAGGCTGCAGTGA